From a single Cryomorphaceae bacterium 1068 genomic region:
- a CDS encoding ATP-binding protein has translation MKNKSVRLLSSISIFSMLFLIAGKVDAQEEYFFEKLTVSDGLSNSTVFRTYQDHLGFLWVSTGDGLNRYDGYDFKTYKNVPGDSTSLPINFTQAIYEDRNNNVWVGSFGTVSKYNRQKDNFISYELDKGPNVTIALVNQIFEDQKNRLWVATSQNGVQLFDPSTNRFNGIDLIDYAGDTIAHYSEVNFQSIAELKNGNIIAASPEFGVFIYNAAVNNFQPYFPNSELNKKEIWNLYEDRSGKLWLGGQDNIFIYDPASFTMRTIDLQDVFPNQRANSRYGPFYEEGQDRMIIGSSFGIVESDSKATAFSLLSKEMDNTIVLNLFRDDFGIYWISTRGTGLYKLDPTKKPFQFFQIDQNGSSEKISNAVIDITQNTEKRDELILSLFDRDIYTYSQNANSFSKIQNEKGKNLESDKNDDLWFTADRSLNKRNLETGNKKSFPFPNFTYTREFDINNLKFGPDQKLWIAGFRGIETFDPETGEFGQLPSLMNKKASPDLISAIKNIATTKQPLSSILKVGEGANLSKEFTLNKSTKILVLTLGEGRLQNIIPNMFDFGTIENAKGETIWASDSTQNTFHYGGGYKNRISMGALDLPSGTYKITFKTDIGHSFGAFNVAPPLDSTWYGIQIFQLDENDHAYLDKQVEKELDNTYYPPFEIINDIEFSEKYVRSAWVATNGVGLVKLNLSDNSYERYSFGDEGGKVVNLSNRAQDVLEDKDGIVWVSTLGGLVRFDPETETFKIIEGLPSNQVAFMKEDLNGNLWFGTPGGISMLDKTNNDSPLSFINYDNTDGINSLPLNTSVVMTDEGKIFYGGIGGVNAFFPGSSNKTLPKPVLTNLIVSEKTFNDIADEIGLDTNISEASSVTLPYDYNSLSFEFASIHFSRPAKNKLAFMLKGIDADWNYSNRRFASYSNLPPGNYEFLIKGANGDGIWNPEISSLKISITPPWWRTWWAYCVYGILVLVVLRQLHSFQKARTIRIERQKTQQKELEQAKEVEKAYSELKFTQAQLIQSEKMASLGELTAGIAHEIQNPLNFVNNFSEVSVELLEEMANEIEKGDMEEVKDLSKNISANLQKITHHGKRADAIVKGMLAHSRSGKGEKVPTDLNALAEEYLKLSYHGLRAKDKSFNADFKTDFDPNLPKVNVVPQDIGRVLLNLINNAFQACSQSETENPLVTVKTERAMNDELRITVTDNGPGIPSDIKDKIFQPFFTTKPTGQGTGLGLSLSYDIVKAHGGEIRVESEEGEGTTFTIALPFKINHVS, from the coding sequence ATGAAAAATAAATCAGTAAGATTATTAAGTAGTATCAGCATATTCTCCATGCTCTTTTTAATAGCGGGAAAGGTTGATGCTCAGGAGGAATATTTCTTCGAAAAGCTAACTGTATCGGACGGATTGTCTAATTCTACGGTGTTTAGAACGTATCAGGATCACCTCGGTTTTCTTTGGGTTAGCACTGGAGACGGATTAAATCGATATGATGGATACGATTTTAAAACCTATAAAAATGTGCCCGGTGATTCCACGAGTCTTCCTATTAATTTCACTCAAGCAATTTACGAGGATCGCAATAACAATGTTTGGGTCGGCTCATTTGGTACCGTCTCCAAATACAATCGGCAAAAGGATAATTTCATCTCTTACGAATTGGATAAAGGACCGAATGTAACGATTGCTCTGGTAAACCAAATTTTTGAAGATCAAAAAAACAGGCTGTGGGTGGCTACAAGTCAAAATGGCGTGCAGCTGTTTGACCCTTCCACCAATAGGTTCAATGGAATTGATCTTATCGACTACGCAGGTGATACCATTGCTCACTACAGCGAAGTAAATTTTCAATCGATAGCTGAATTAAAAAACGGGAATATAATCGCTGCGAGTCCTGAATTTGGTGTTTTCATTTACAATGCTGCAGTGAATAATTTTCAGCCCTATTTCCCAAACTCCGAACTAAATAAAAAAGAGATTTGGAACCTCTACGAAGATCGCAGCGGTAAACTCTGGCTCGGAGGCCAGGACAATATTTTCATTTACGATCCGGCTTCATTTACCATGCGGACCATTGATTTACAAGATGTCTTTCCGAATCAACGCGCTAATAGTAGGTATGGCCCATTTTACGAAGAAGGTCAAGATAGAATGATAATCGGATCCTCTTTTGGAATTGTAGAATCAGATAGTAAAGCCACTGCTTTTTCCCTGCTCTCTAAGGAGATGGATAACACAATAGTCCTAAATTTATTCAGGGATGATTTTGGGATCTATTGGATCTCTACCCGCGGCACCGGGTTGTATAAACTTGATCCTACAAAAAAACCCTTTCAGTTTTTTCAGATTGATCAAAATGGCTCTTCTGAAAAAATATCCAATGCCGTAATTGATATTACTCAGAATACTGAGAAAAGGGATGAACTCATCCTTTCATTATTCGACCGGGATATTTACACGTATAGTCAAAACGCTAATTCATTCTCCAAAATCCAAAATGAGAAAGGAAAAAACTTAGAATCCGATAAGAACGATGACTTATGGTTTACAGCCGATCGTTCACTAAACAAACGAAACCTAGAGACTGGAAATAAAAAGTCATTCCCATTTCCAAATTTCACTTATACGAGAGAATTTGATATTAATAATCTGAAATTTGGTCCTGACCAAAAGCTATGGATTGCAGGTTTTAGAGGTATCGAGACCTTTGACCCCGAAACGGGGGAGTTCGGACAACTCCCATCGCTCATGAATAAGAAAGCGAGCCCCGATTTAATTTCAGCCATAAAGAATATTGCTACGACCAAGCAGCCACTTTCTTCCATTCTTAAAGTTGGCGAGGGAGCCAATCTATCGAAGGAATTCACTCTTAATAAATCCACAAAAATTTTAGTCTTAACCTTGGGCGAAGGCAGACTCCAGAACATTATCCCCAATATGTTTGATTTTGGTACGATTGAAAACGCAAAGGGTGAGACGATCTGGGCATCCGACAGTACCCAAAACACTTTTCACTACGGAGGCGGATATAAAAACAGAATTTCCATGGGGGCGCTTGATTTACCGTCAGGTACCTATAAAATTACTTTCAAAACCGATATCGGACATAGCTTTGGCGCATTCAATGTGGCGCCGCCTTTAGATTCAACTTGGTACGGCATTCAGATTTTTCAACTGGATGAGAATGATCACGCCTATTTAGATAAACAGGTTGAAAAAGAACTGGACAACACCTATTACCCTCCCTTTGAAATCATCAATGACATTGAATTTAGCGAAAAATACGTCCGCTCGGCATGGGTTGCTACCAATGGAGTCGGTTTGGTTAAACTCAATCTTAGCGATAACTCATATGAGCGTTATTCTTTCGGAGATGAAGGTGGCAAGGTTGTAAACCTTTCAAATAGAGCACAAGATGTTCTGGAAGATAAAGATGGTATCGTTTGGGTAAGCACGTTAGGTGGCCTGGTACGGTTTGACCCTGAAACGGAAACTTTCAAAATTATTGAAGGCTTACCAAGTAATCAGGTTGCATTTATGAAGGAAGATCTAAATGGAAATCTATGGTTTGGCACCCCGGGAGGTATCTCCATGCTGGATAAAACAAATAATGACTCTCCGTTAAGCTTCATTAATTATGACAATACCGACGGCATAAATAGTTTACCACTCAATACCTCTGTGGTCATGACCGATGAAGGGAAAATCTTTTACGGAGGGATCGGGGGAGTAAATGCGTTCTTTCCCGGAAGCTCCAATAAAACACTTCCTAAACCTGTGCTAACCAATTTGATCGTCTCGGAGAAAACCTTCAACGATATTGCCGATGAAATAGGGTTGGATACCAATATCAGTGAAGCCAGCTCCGTTACCCTTCCCTACGACTACAACAGCCTTTCGTTTGAGTTTGCCTCCATTCACTTTTCTCGACCTGCAAAAAATAAACTGGCTTTTATGCTTAAGGGAATTGATGCAGACTGGAATTACTCTAACCGAAGGTTTGCATCCTACTCTAATTTACCGCCTGGTAATTATGAGTTTTTGATAAAAGGCGCAAATGGAGATGGTATTTGGAACCCTGAGATTTCTTCATTGAAAATTTCCATTACTCCACCCTGGTGGAGAACCTGGTGGGCCTATTGCGTATATGGAATACTCGTGCTTGTCGTTTTACGGCAATTGCATAGCTTTCAAAAGGCGCGAACAATCAGGATCGAGCGACAAAAGACACAGCAGAAAGAATTGGAGCAGGCCAAGGAAGTAGAGAAGGCTTACTCAGAATTAAAATTTACGCAAGCCCAACTCATCCAATCCGAGAAAATGGCTTCCCTCGGGGAGCTCACCGCGGGCATCGCCCACGAGATCCAAAACCCGCTCAATTTCGTCAATAATTTCTCAGAGGTCTCTGTAGAACTGCTGGAAGAAATGGCCAATGAGATTGAAAAAGGTGATATGGAGGAAGTGAAAGATTTGTCGAAAAACATCAGCGCCAACCTCCAAAAAATCACCCACCACGGCAAGCGTGCCGATGCCATTGTAAAAGGGATGCTCGCCCATAGCCGCAGCGGAAAAGGAGAAAAGGTACCTACCGACCTCAACGCCCTAGCCGAAGAATACCTCAAGCTCTCCTACCACGGCCTGCGAGCGAAAGACAAAAGCTTTAACGCCGATTTCAAAACCGACTTTGATCCTAATTTACCAAAGGTGAACGTGGTACCTCAGGACATCGGGCGAGTCCTTCTAAACTTAATCAACAATGCCTTTCAGGCTTGTTCGCAATCAGAAACTGAAAATCCTCTAGTCACCGTCAAAACTGAACGAGCTATGAACGACGAGCTACGAATCACGGTCACCGATAACGGCCCCGGCATCCCTTCCGACATCAAAGACAAAATATTCCAACCCTTTTTCACCACCAAACCTACTGGTCAGGGAACGGGACTGGGCTTGAGTCTGAGCTACGATATTGTGAAGGCGCATGGAGGAGAGATAAGGGTAGAAAGTGAAGAAGGTGAGGGAACAACCTTTACTATTGCCTTACCTTTTAAAATTAATCACGTATCATGA